A genomic segment from Peribacillus sp. ACCC06369 encodes:
- the rseP gene encoding RIP metalloprotease RseP: MQTLETIIAFIIIFGALVFFHELGHLVFAKRAGILCREFAIGFGPKVFTYKKKETVYTIRLLPLGGYVRMAGEDAENIELKPGYRVGLMFDNEENVTKIILNNKDKYPDIRIVEVEVIDLDHKLILTGYEEGEEATLKTFTIHKEAVIVENGVENQIAPFDRQFASKSLGHRFLTIIAGPAMNFVLAFVIFVLIGLFQGVVVDEAKLGELTPDGSAVNAGLKSGDVIQSIEGTEVSSWGDVQESIQKNPGQEIEFVVDRDGKTLEVPVVPQEVEREGKKIGIIGVYPPVEKAPIKAIQYGFTETYFWTKQIFIILGDLVTGGFTIDSLSGPVGIYKSTEEVAKQGLFTLMKWAGLLSINLGIMNLLPLPALDGGRLLFFVVEFLRGKPIDRQKEGMVHFIGFALLMLLMIVVTWNDIQRFFL; the protein is encoded by the coding sequence ATGCAGACTTTAGAAACGATTATAGCGTTCATCATCATTTTTGGCGCTCTTGTATTTTTCCATGAGCTTGGACACTTAGTATTCGCAAAGCGTGCCGGAATTTTATGCCGTGAGTTCGCAATAGGTTTCGGGCCAAAAGTATTCACATATAAAAAGAAGGAAACCGTTTATACCATTCGATTGCTTCCATTGGGCGGATATGTGCGTATGGCTGGTGAAGACGCAGAAAATATCGAATTGAAGCCCGGCTATCGAGTAGGATTAATGTTTGATAATGAAGAGAATGTTACAAAAATCATTTTGAACAACAAAGATAAATATCCTGATATTCGTATTGTGGAAGTTGAAGTGATCGACCTTGATCATAAACTTATCCTTACTGGTTATGAAGAGGGCGAGGAAGCTACATTAAAAACGTTTACCATTCATAAAGAAGCGGTAATCGTTGAAAATGGTGTGGAGAACCAGATTGCTCCATTTGACCGGCAATTTGCCTCAAAGTCGCTTGGGCATCGTTTTCTTACGATTATAGCTGGTCCGGCAATGAACTTCGTTTTGGCTTTTGTCATTTTTGTGTTGATCGGCTTGTTTCAAGGAGTCGTGGTGGATGAAGCGAAACTTGGTGAGTTGACTCCAGATGGTTCGGCTGTAAATGCCGGTTTAAAATCTGGGGATGTCATTCAATCCATAGAAGGGACGGAAGTGTCTTCTTGGGGGGATGTTCAGGAAAGCATTCAAAAGAACCCCGGACAAGAGATCGAGTTTGTCGTTGACAGGGACGGGAAAACATTAGAAGTGCCGGTTGTTCCACAAGAAGTGGAGAGGGAAGGTAAGAAAATCGGGATTATCGGTGTTTACCCTCCAGTTGAAAAAGCACCGATTAAAGCCATACAATATGGTTTTACAGAAACGTATTTCTGGACAAAACAAATCTTCATCATCCTTGGTGACCTCGTAACGGGTGGATTTACGATTGACAGTCTATCCGGTCCTGTAGGAATATATAAATCAACTGAAGAAGTAGCGAAACAAGGTTTATTCACTTTAATGAAATGGGCAGGGCTGCTCAGCATTAACCTGGGAATCATGAACCTGCTGCCGCTACCGGCATTGGATGGAGGAAGATTGTTATTCTTTGTGGTCGAATTCTTAAGAGGGAAACCGATCGATCGCCAAAAAGAAGGAATGGTTCACTTCATCGGCTTTGCATTGCTGATGTTATTGATGATTGTCGTTACATGGAATGACATTCAGCGATTCTTCTTATAA